One window of Streptomyces sp. NBC_00273 genomic DNA carries:
- a CDS encoding VOC family protein yields the protein MIGRLYTVVIDCPDPDELAGFYEKLLSLSRQEDTGEFVVLQDAAGTPVVLFQRVDGYRAPRWTDSARPQQMHIDVMVTDLDIAEAQVLALGAKLLDGSDKPIGYRVYEDPVGHPFCLITPEGA from the coding sequence ATGATCGGACGTCTGTACACCGTTGTCATCGACTGCCCCGACCCGGATGAACTCGCCGGTTTCTACGAGAAGCTGTTATCGCTCTCGCGACAGGAGGACACCGGCGAGTTCGTCGTGCTCCAGGACGCGGCGGGGACCCCGGTGGTCCTCTTCCAGCGGGTGGACGGTTATCGCGCGCCGCGTTGGACGGATTCCGCGCGTCCTCAGCAAATGCACATCGACGTGATGGTCACGGACCTCGACATAGCTGAGGCCCAGGTGCTCGCCCTCGGCGCGAAGCTGCTGGATGGTTCGGACAAGCCGATCGGTTACCGCGTCTACGAGGACCCCGTCGGCCATCCCTTCTGCCTGATCACTCCCGAGGGAGCCTGA